A part of Sus scrofa isolate TJ Tabasco breed Duroc chromosome 15, Sscrofa11.1, whole genome shotgun sequence genomic DNA contains:
- the TRAK2 gene encoding trafficking kinesin-binding protein 2 isoform X1 — MNQSQNAIFISPKGEESLMNINHRDSESITDVCSNEDLPEVELVSLLEEQLPQYKLRVDSLFLYENQDWTQSPHQQQHASDALSPVLAEETFRYMILGTDRVEQMTKTYNDIDMVTHLLAERDRDLELAARIGQALLKRNHVLSEQNEALEEQLGQAFDQVNQLQHELSKKDELLRIVSIASEESETDSSCSTPLRFNESFSLSQGLLQLDMLQEKLKELEEENMVLRSKACHIKTETITYEEKEQQLVSDCVKELRETNAQMSRMTEELSGKSDELIRYQEEISSLLSQIVDLQHKLKEHVIEKEELRLHLQASKDAQRQLTMELHELQDRNMECLGMLHESQEEIKELRSRSSPAAHLYFSQSCGVFSGESLAAEIEGTMRKKLSLDEESSLFKQKVQQKRVFDTVKVANDTRGRSVPFPALLPIPGSNRSSVIMTAKPFESGLQQTENKTIQGSNLEEDPGNVQKVDQPGPSAESDLATALHRLSLRRQNYLSEKQFFAEEWERKIQVLADQKEGVNGCGTPTESLASFCTDQSEITDLSSATCLRGFMPEKLQIVKPLEGSQTLHQWQQLAQPNLGTILDPRPGVITKGFTQLPKDTIYHLSDLEEDEEEGITFQVQQPLQVEQKPSISQPVTGIFLPPVTSAGGPVTVATSNPGKCLSCTNSTFTFTTCRILHPSDITQVTPSSGFPSLGCGSSGSSSSNTAVNSPALSYRLSISESITNRRDSTTTFSSTMSLAKLLQERGISAKVYHSPVSENPLLQPLPRGPAIPSTPPNSPSHSPCPSPLPLEPRVHLSDNFLASRPAETFLQEMYGLRPSRNPPDVGQLKMNLVERLKRLGIARVIKTPEARANGRSQEAENGLQRPSSAIYLNSGSNLLSGLRRNQSLPVMMGSFGTPVCTSSPKMDILKED; from the exons ATGTCTGTTCCAATGAAGATCTCCCTGAAGTTGAGCTGGTGAGCCTGCTAGAAGAACAGCTACCGCAGTATAAGCTAAGAGTGGACTCTCTCTTTCTGTATGAAAATCAAGACTGGACTCAGTCCCCACACCAGCAACAACATGCATCTGATGCCCTCTCTCCAGTCCTTGCCGAAGAGACTTTCCGTTATATGA TTCTAGGCACAGACAGGGTGGAGCAGATGACCAAGACCTACAATGACATCGACATGGTTACACATCTCCTGGCAGAG AGGGATCGTGATCTGGAGCTAGCTGCTCGGATTGGACAAGCTCTCTTAAAGCGGAACCATGTCTTGTCTGAGCAGAATGAAGCCCTGGAGGAGCAATTGGGACAAGCTTTTGATCAA GTTAATCAACTGCAGCATGAGCTGTCCAAGAAAGATGAGTTACTGCGAATTGTCTCCATTGCTTCAGAGGAGAGTGAAACTGATTCCAGCTGTTCTACACCTCTCCGGTTCAATGAGTCCTTTAGCTTATCTCAAGGTTTGCTGCAGTTGGACATGCTGCAAGAAAAGCTCAAAGAACTGGAAGAAGAGAATATGGTTCTTCGATCCAAA gcGTGTCACATAAAGACAGAAACTATTACCTATGAAGAAAAGGAACAGCAGCTTGTCAGTGATTGTGTTAAAGAACTTC gtGAAACAAATGCTCAGATGTCCAGAATGACTGAAGAATTATCTGGAAAGAGTGATGAACTGATTCGCTACCAAGAAGAGATCTCCTCTCTCTTGTCTCAGATTGTAGATCTTCAGCACAAACTTAAAGAA CATGTGATTGAGAAGGAAGAACTGAGACTTCACCTCCAAGCTTCCAAAGATGCTCAAAGACAGCTAACAATGGAG CTACATGAGTTACAAGACAGGAATATGGAGTGTCTAGGGATGTTACATGAGTcccaagaagaaataaaggaacttCGGAGTAGATCTAGCCCTGCCGCTCATCTCTACTTCTCCCAGTCATGTGGAGTTTTTTCTGGG GAATCTCTGGCAGCTGAGATTGAGGGGACCATGCGGAAGAAGTTAAGTTTGGATGAGGAATCTTCTCTCTTCAAGCAAAA AGTCCAACAGAAGCGGGTGTTTGATACTGTCAAAGTTGCCAATGACACACGGGGCCGCTCTGTCCCATTCCCGGCCCTGCTGCCCATTCCAGGCTCCAACCGTTCAAGTGTCATCATGACAGCAAAACCTTTTGAGTCTGGTTTACAACAAACAGAGAACAAAACGATCCAAGGGAGCAACTTGGAGGAGGACCCAGG GAATGTTCAGAAGGTGGATCAACCAGGACCCTCTGCAGAGAGCGATTTGGCAACAGCACTGCATCGTCTGAGTCTGCGGCGACAGAACTACTTAAGCGAGAAGCAGTTCTTTGCTGAAGAATGGGAGCGGAAGATCCAGGTTCTGGCTGACCAGAAAGAAGGGGTTAATGGCTGTGGCACCCCCACAGAGAGCCTTGCCTCTTTCTGCACGGACCAGTCGGAGATCACGGACCTCAGCAGTGCCACTTGCCTTCGAGGTTTTATGCCTGAAAAATTACAAATTGTCAAGCCCCTTGAag GATCACAAACTCTGCATCAGTGGCAGCAACTTGCTCAACCAAATTTAGGAACCATTCTTGACCCACGGCCAGGTGTCATCACTAAAGGCTTTACCCAGTTGCCCAAGGATACCATCTATCACCTCTCAGATTTagaagaagatgaagaggaaGGTATCACTTTTCAGGTTCAGCAACCTCTTCAAGTGGAACAGAAACCATCAATATCCCAGCCAGTAACAGGAATCTTCCTGCCTCCCGTGACTTCAGCTGGTGGTCCAGTTACAG TTGCAACCTCAAACCCAGGAAAGTGTCTGTCGTGCACAAACTCGACATTCACCTTCACCACCTGTAGGATCTTACACCCCTCTGATATCACTCAGGTTACTCCCAG CTCTGGCTTCCCTTCATTAGGATGTGGCAGTAGTGGTAGCAGTTCATCAAACACGGCGGTGAATTCTCCTGCTCTGTCCTATAGACTCAGCATCAGTGAATCCATCACCAACCGACGAGATTCCACCACAACCTTCAGCAGTACGATGAGCTTGGCCAAACTTCTGCAAGAGCGAGGCATCTCTGCTAAAGTATACCACAGCCCAGTTTCAGAGAaccctctcctccagcctctccctaGAGGCCCAGCTATCCCTTCCACACCACCAAATTCACCATCCCACTCACCTTGCCCTTCTCCTTTGCCCCTTGAGCCTCGAGTGCATCTCTCTGACAATTTTTTGGCCTCTCGACCAGCTGAAACATTCCTTCAAGAGATGTATGGCTTGAGACCGTCCCGAAACCCTCCTGATGTCGGCCAGTTGAAGATGAACTTGGTGGAGAGGCTGAAGAGACTGGGGATAGCCAGAGTGATCAAGACCCCGGAAGCCCGGGCAAATGGAAGAAGCCAAGAGGCAGAAAATGGTCTTCAAAGACCAAGCTCTGCTATCTATTTAAATTCAGGTAGCAATTTATTGAGTGGACTGAGGAGGAATCAGAGTCTTCCGGTCATGATGGGTAGCTTTGGCACCCCAGTTTGCACATCCTCACCCAAAATGGATATCCTGAAGGAGGACTGA
- the TRAK2 gene encoding trafficking kinesin-binding protein 2 isoform X2 — protein MILGTDRVEQMTKTYNDIDMVTHLLAERDRDLELAARIGQALLKRNHVLSEQNEALEEQLGQAFDQVNQLQHELSKKDELLRIVSIASEESETDSSCSTPLRFNESFSLSQGLLQLDMLQEKLKELEEENMVLRSKACHIKTETITYEEKEQQLVSDCVKELRETNAQMSRMTEELSGKSDELIRYQEEISSLLSQIVDLQHKLKEHVIEKEELRLHLQASKDAQRQLTMELHELQDRNMECLGMLHESQEEIKELRSRSSPAAHLYFSQSCGVFSGESLAAEIEGTMRKKLSLDEESSLFKQKVQQKRVFDTVKVANDTRGRSVPFPALLPIPGSNRSSVIMTAKPFESGLQQTENKTIQGSNLEEDPGNVQKVDQPGPSAESDLATALHRLSLRRQNYLSEKQFFAEEWERKIQVLADQKEGVNGCGTPTESLASFCTDQSEITDLSSATCLRGFMPEKLQIVKPLEGSQTLHQWQQLAQPNLGTILDPRPGVITKGFTQLPKDTIYHLSDLEEDEEEGITFQVQQPLQVEQKPSISQPVTGIFLPPVTSAGGPVTVATSNPGKCLSCTNSTFTFTTCRILHPSDITQVTPSSGFPSLGCGSSGSSSSNTAVNSPALSYRLSISESITNRRDSTTTFSSTMSLAKLLQERGISAKVYHSPVSENPLLQPLPRGPAIPSTPPNSPSHSPCPSPLPLEPRVHLSDNFLASRPAETFLQEMYGLRPSRNPPDVGQLKMNLVERLKRLGIARVIKTPEARANGRSQEAENGLQRPSSAIYLNSGSNLLSGLRRNQSLPVMMGSFGTPVCTSSPKMDILKED, from the exons ATGA TTCTAGGCACAGACAGGGTGGAGCAGATGACCAAGACCTACAATGACATCGACATGGTTACACATCTCCTGGCAGAG AGGGATCGTGATCTGGAGCTAGCTGCTCGGATTGGACAAGCTCTCTTAAAGCGGAACCATGTCTTGTCTGAGCAGAATGAAGCCCTGGAGGAGCAATTGGGACAAGCTTTTGATCAA GTTAATCAACTGCAGCATGAGCTGTCCAAGAAAGATGAGTTACTGCGAATTGTCTCCATTGCTTCAGAGGAGAGTGAAACTGATTCCAGCTGTTCTACACCTCTCCGGTTCAATGAGTCCTTTAGCTTATCTCAAGGTTTGCTGCAGTTGGACATGCTGCAAGAAAAGCTCAAAGAACTGGAAGAAGAGAATATGGTTCTTCGATCCAAA gcGTGTCACATAAAGACAGAAACTATTACCTATGAAGAAAAGGAACAGCAGCTTGTCAGTGATTGTGTTAAAGAACTTC gtGAAACAAATGCTCAGATGTCCAGAATGACTGAAGAATTATCTGGAAAGAGTGATGAACTGATTCGCTACCAAGAAGAGATCTCCTCTCTCTTGTCTCAGATTGTAGATCTTCAGCACAAACTTAAAGAA CATGTGATTGAGAAGGAAGAACTGAGACTTCACCTCCAAGCTTCCAAAGATGCTCAAAGACAGCTAACAATGGAG CTACATGAGTTACAAGACAGGAATATGGAGTGTCTAGGGATGTTACATGAGTcccaagaagaaataaaggaacttCGGAGTAGATCTAGCCCTGCCGCTCATCTCTACTTCTCCCAGTCATGTGGAGTTTTTTCTGGG GAATCTCTGGCAGCTGAGATTGAGGGGACCATGCGGAAGAAGTTAAGTTTGGATGAGGAATCTTCTCTCTTCAAGCAAAA AGTCCAACAGAAGCGGGTGTTTGATACTGTCAAAGTTGCCAATGACACACGGGGCCGCTCTGTCCCATTCCCGGCCCTGCTGCCCATTCCAGGCTCCAACCGTTCAAGTGTCATCATGACAGCAAAACCTTTTGAGTCTGGTTTACAACAAACAGAGAACAAAACGATCCAAGGGAGCAACTTGGAGGAGGACCCAGG GAATGTTCAGAAGGTGGATCAACCAGGACCCTCTGCAGAGAGCGATTTGGCAACAGCACTGCATCGTCTGAGTCTGCGGCGACAGAACTACTTAAGCGAGAAGCAGTTCTTTGCTGAAGAATGGGAGCGGAAGATCCAGGTTCTGGCTGACCAGAAAGAAGGGGTTAATGGCTGTGGCACCCCCACAGAGAGCCTTGCCTCTTTCTGCACGGACCAGTCGGAGATCACGGACCTCAGCAGTGCCACTTGCCTTCGAGGTTTTATGCCTGAAAAATTACAAATTGTCAAGCCCCTTGAag GATCACAAACTCTGCATCAGTGGCAGCAACTTGCTCAACCAAATTTAGGAACCATTCTTGACCCACGGCCAGGTGTCATCACTAAAGGCTTTACCCAGTTGCCCAAGGATACCATCTATCACCTCTCAGATTTagaagaagatgaagaggaaGGTATCACTTTTCAGGTTCAGCAACCTCTTCAAGTGGAACAGAAACCATCAATATCCCAGCCAGTAACAGGAATCTTCCTGCCTCCCGTGACTTCAGCTGGTGGTCCAGTTACAG TTGCAACCTCAAACCCAGGAAAGTGTCTGTCGTGCACAAACTCGACATTCACCTTCACCACCTGTAGGATCTTACACCCCTCTGATATCACTCAGGTTACTCCCAG CTCTGGCTTCCCTTCATTAGGATGTGGCAGTAGTGGTAGCAGTTCATCAAACACGGCGGTGAATTCTCCTGCTCTGTCCTATAGACTCAGCATCAGTGAATCCATCACCAACCGACGAGATTCCACCACAACCTTCAGCAGTACGATGAGCTTGGCCAAACTTCTGCAAGAGCGAGGCATCTCTGCTAAAGTATACCACAGCCCAGTTTCAGAGAaccctctcctccagcctctccctaGAGGCCCAGCTATCCCTTCCACACCACCAAATTCACCATCCCACTCACCTTGCCCTTCTCCTTTGCCCCTTGAGCCTCGAGTGCATCTCTCTGACAATTTTTTGGCCTCTCGACCAGCTGAAACATTCCTTCAAGAGATGTATGGCTTGAGACCGTCCCGAAACCCTCCTGATGTCGGCCAGTTGAAGATGAACTTGGTGGAGAGGCTGAAGAGACTGGGGATAGCCAGAGTGATCAAGACCCCGGAAGCCCGGGCAAATGGAAGAAGCCAAGAGGCAGAAAATGGTCTTCAAAGACCAAGCTCTGCTATCTATTTAAATTCAGGTAGCAATTTATTGAGTGGACTGAGGAGGAATCAGAGTCTTCCGGTCATGATGGGTAGCTTTGGCACCCCAGTTTGCACATCCTCACCCAAAATGGATATCCTGAAGGAGGACTGA